CAAGCTACATTTTTTAATCAGGATTAACTtaccttgtttttttatgaatagtgtgtatgcactgtgttgtttgtggagttctgtgctgttcttccatgtttcttgtttgtgatttttttgtttttatgttatatgtctttggcgtttgcccagtgccattaaaccgggtttatgtttaaattttttgctactgagcttgtttctgtagtttttcgcataaataataaatcaacaacagaCTTACGCCGTAATTTTATATCTGTTTGACTATATGTTGACAGGCGGCACAGGAGATATAACTGTGCATGAGGTAAACCCGGATGAAAGTCTGAAAGAGCTTCACCTATGGTCAAGCAGTTTAGACTCAACCATATGCAGGACTACTGGGAATTGATGACtgaatttgaaacaaagaaaatgaAGTTTGATGGAACTAGAAGAATGGTTTTAAAGTTCCCGACTCGTTTGCTAGAGTTGTATGAAAATGAGGTTGGCCTTAAAATTGAGGCAAGCTGGCAACAAACTAGGTTCGAAGGTAAACTTGAATTTAAACTCGGAAAAATGTTCATCACAGAAGCACAGGTCAAAGAGCTTTTTCAGGAAGCTGCGACCAAAGTCCGCAAATTCACGCAATACATTTTGGACGAGGTTGAGAATATAAGTCACATAATCATGGTCGGTGGATTTTCAGAATCACCTTACCTACAAAGTAAAATGAGAAATAATTTTGGTAACGCGGATCCCTCTGGAGCAGTGCTAAAAGGTGTTGTCCTTTATGGGCAAAATTCCAGACAAATATCTGCTCGCGTATGCAAGAAAACATACGGCATCGCTCGAATGATGAAGTTTAAGCCACATCATCCACCACACAAG
The Mya arenaria isolate MELC-2E11 chromosome 12, ASM2691426v1 DNA segment above includes these coding regions:
- the LOC128211711 gene encoding heat shock 70 kDa protein 12B-like, whose protein sequence is MTEFETKKMKFDGTRRMVLKFPTRLLELYENEVGLKIEASWQQTRFEGKLEFKLGKMFITEAQVKELFQEAATKVRKFTQYILDEVENISHIIMVGGFSESPYLQSKMRNNFGNADPSGAVLKGVVLYGQNSRQISARVCKKTYGIARMMKFKPHHPPHKKITIDKIDYCDDLFNKHIEIGTKVNIDSENNAIEHEYFP